In the Ailuropoda melanoleuca isolate Jingjing unplaced genomic scaffold, ASM200744v2 unplaced-scaffold4944, whole genome shotgun sequence genome, one interval contains:
- the LOC100481206 gene encoding olfactory receptor 8S1-like, translating to MASRNHSSITEFILLGLSADPHVQVLLFVLFLIIYLLTLLGNLLIILLIHTDSNLHTPMYFFLSHLSFQDLFYSSVTVPKLLENLLSQRKAISVEGCLAQVFFVFATTGIEACLLSVMAYDRYAAICHPLLYGQVMNKQLCERLVWGSWVVAFLDALMNILLALNMDFCELQTIHHYFCELPSLFPLSCSDVSTNSAMLLCSALLHAIGTCLLIFSYVHILSTILSISSTTGRSKAFSTCSSHLTAVILFYSSAIVRYLMPTSGSPLDLILSIQYSVITPLVNPLIYSWKNKEVKAALRRMMIKYLHCLSTEEI from the coding sequence ATGGCCTCAAGGAATCACAGCAGCATCACAGAGTTCATCCTTCTCGGGCTGTCTGCTGACCCCCATGTCCAGGTTCTGCTCTTTGTTCTGTTCCTGATAATTTATCTTCTGACTCTGCTGGGGAACCTGCTGATAATACTCCTGATCCATACAGATTCTAAcctccacacacccatgtacttcttcctgagcCATCTCTCCTTCCAAGACCTCTTCTATTCTTCAGTCACTGTGCCCAAGCTGCTGGAGAACCTCCTGTCTCAGAGGAAAGCCATCTCAGTAGAGGGCTGCCTGGCTCAGGTCTTCTTTGTGTTTGCCACTACAGGGATTGAGGCTTGCCTGCTCTcagtgatggcctatgaccgctatgctGCCATCTGCCACCCTCTGCTCTATGGACAGGTAATGAATAAACAGCTATGTGAGAGGTTGGTGTGGGGCTCTTGGGTCGTGGCCTTTCTGGATGCACTCATGAACATCCTCCTGGCTTTGAATATGGACTTCTGTGAGCTTCAAACCATCCACCACTACTTCTGTGAgctgccttccctcttccctctctcctgctccgaTGTCTCCACCAACTCTGCAATGCTActctgctctgccctcctgcATGCCATTGGGACCTGCCTCCTGATCTTCTCTTATGTGCACATTCTCTCCACCATCCTGAGCATCAGCTCCACCACAGGCAGAAGcaaggccttctccacctgctcctcccacctcactGCAGTGATCCTGTTCTATAGCTCAGCCATTGTTCGCTATCTCATGCCAACCTCAGGCTCACCTCTGGACTTGATCCTTTCCATACAGTACAGTGTGATCACTCCCCTGGTGAATCCACTCATCTACAGCTGGAAGAACAAGGAGGTGAAAGCAGCTCTGAGAAGAATGATGATAAAGTATCTACACTGTCTCAGCACAGAAGAGATATAA